The following are encoded in a window of Staphylococcus piscifermentans genomic DNA:
- the purK gene encoding 5-(carboxyamino)imidazole ribonucleotide synthase: MNFNKLKFGATIGIIGGGQLGKMMAQSAQKMGFKVIVLDPDPDAPCQYVAHDFINAAYDDMEALRQLGEASDVITYEFENIAADQLQTLTEEFNVPQGYQAIHLLQDRLTEKQTLESAGTKIVPYAQLTRPSDLEETAEKLGYPFMVKTRFGGYDGKGQILVRNEQDMDEAKELVEKQECVAEQFLDLYKEVSLTVTIGNGGQICYFPLQENEHRNQVLFKTIVPARSDKEAEARAEVDKITEKVHFVGTFTVEFFIDKNNHLYVNEIAPRPHNSGHYSIEACDYSQFDTHILGVTGQKLPESIEILKPAVMMNLLGKDLDLLEDEFGDHPEWHVHIYGKAARKPARKMGHMTVLTDNIDQTEQEMLATFKGGNK; the protein is encoded by the coding sequence GTGAACTTCAATAAATTAAAGTTCGGTGCAACTATAGGCATTATCGGCGGCGGCCAATTAGGCAAAATGATGGCGCAATCTGCTCAGAAAATGGGCTTTAAGGTGATTGTACTAGATCCTGACCCTGATGCGCCTTGTCAGTACGTAGCGCATGATTTCATTAATGCAGCATATGATGATATGGAAGCTTTAAGACAATTAGGAGAAGCTTCTGATGTCATTACTTATGAATTTGAAAATATCGCTGCAGACCAATTGCAAACATTAACTGAAGAATTCAATGTACCTCAAGGTTATCAAGCGATTCACTTACTTCAAGATCGTTTGACTGAAAAACAAACATTAGAATCAGCTGGCACTAAGATTGTTCCTTATGCACAGTTGACACGTCCTTCTGATTTAGAGGAAACTGCAGAAAAATTAGGCTATCCATTTATGGTTAAAACACGTTTCGGCGGCTATGACGGCAAAGGTCAAATTTTAGTGAGAAATGAACAAGATATGGATGAAGCAAAAGAGCTTGTTGAAAAACAAGAGTGTGTGGCTGAGCAGTTCCTTGATTTATACAAAGAAGTTTCACTCACAGTGACTATCGGAAATGGTGGTCAAATCTGTTATTTCCCGCTTCAAGAAAACGAACACCGCAACCAAGTACTTTTTAAAACAATCGTTCCAGCTCGTTCTGACAAAGAAGCAGAAGCAAGAGCTGAAGTAGACAAGATTACAGAAAAGGTTCATTTCGTCGGTACCTTTACAGTAGAGTTCTTTATTGATAAGAACAATCATCTTTACGTGAATGAAATTGCACCGCGTCCACATAATTCAGGACATTATTCAATTGAAGCTTGTGATTATTCACAATTCGACACACATATATTAGGTGTGACTGGCCAAAAACTGCCAGAAAGTATTGAAATCTTAAAACCAGCAGTCATGATGAACTTGCTAGGAAAAGATTTAGATTTATTAGAAGACGAATTTGGTGACCATCCTGAATGGCACGTACACATTTATGGTAAAGCAGCTAGAAAACCAGCTAGAAAAATGGGGCATATGACAGTATTGACAGATAATATTGATCAAACAGAGCAAGAAATGTTGGCAACCTTTAAAGGAGGAAACAAGTAA
- the purE gene encoding 5-(carboxyamino)imidazole ribonucleotide mutase, which translates to MKVAVIMGSSSDWDMMSESCQMLDQFGIPYDKKVVSAHRTPKLMFDFATEARLNGYDVIIAGAGGAAHLPGMVASMTTLPVIGVPIESKSLKGLDSLLSIVQMPGGIPVATTAIGKAGAKNAGILAARILSIQSDEVRQKLDEYQQSLVDKVGEMQSELQ; encoded by the coding sequence TTGAAAGTGGCAGTTATTATGGGCAGTTCTTCTGATTGGGATATGATGTCAGAAAGTTGCCAGATGTTGGACCAATTTGGAATCCCGTACGATAAAAAAGTAGTATCCGCACATCGTACGCCTAAGTTAATGTTCGACTTTGCGACAGAAGCCAGATTAAATGGATATGATGTTATTATTGCCGGAGCAGGCGGAGCGGCACATTTACCAGGTATGGTTGCTTCTATGACGACATTGCCTGTTATTGGAGTTCCGATTGAATCAAAGAGTTTAAAAGGATTAGATTCTTTACTATCGATTGTTCAGATGCCAGGCGGTATTCCAGTTGCTACAACAGCAATCGGAAAAGCAGGTGCTAAAAATGCAGGTATCTTGGCAGCACGTATTTTAAGCATCCAAAGTGATGAAGTACGTCAGAAATTAGATGAATATCAACAATCATTAGTAGATAAAGTAGGAGAGATGCAAAGTGAACTTCAATAA
- the folD gene encoding bifunctional methylenetetrahydrofolate dehydrogenase/methenyltetrahydrofolate cyclohydrolase FolD, with the protein MVAKILDGKQIAKDYRQGLQDQVEALKEKGYTPKLSVILVGNNGASLSYVKSKKKAAEKIGMISEIVHLEETATEEEVLNELDRLNNDDSVSGILVQVPLPSQVSEQKVLEAINPEKDVDGFHPQNIGKLYIDEQTFVPCTPLGIMELLKNADIDLDGKDAVVIGRSHIVGQPVSKLLIQQNATVTILHSHSKDMSKHLKDADIIVSAVGKPGLVTKDDVKEGAVVIDVGNTPDENGKLKGDVEYEDVKEIAGAITPVPGGVGPMTITMVLNNTLLAEKMRRSIQ; encoded by the coding sequence ATGGTTGCAAAAATTTTAGATGGCAAACAAATTGCCAAGGACTATCGTCAAGGATTACAAGATCAAGTCGAAGCGTTAAAAGAAAAGGGCTATACGCCGAAACTTTCTGTAATTCTAGTGGGCAATAATGGGGCGAGTTTAAGCTATGTAAAATCTAAAAAGAAAGCTGCTGAAAAAATCGGTATGATTTCAGAAATCGTACATTTAGAAGAAACAGCTACTGAAGAAGAAGTATTAAACGAACTTGACCGTTTAAATAATGATGATTCTGTCAGCGGCATTCTTGTTCAAGTACCGCTTCCATCTCAAGTGAGCGAACAAAAAGTACTTGAAGCCATTAATCCTGAGAAAGATGTAGATGGCTTCCATCCGCAAAACATCGGTAAATTATATATTGATGAACAGACTTTCGTTCCTTGTACGCCACTTGGTATTATGGAATTGCTAAAAAATGCGGATATTGATTTAGATGGTAAAGATGCTGTAGTAATCGGACGCAGTCACATTGTAGGCCAACCTGTCTCTAAATTATTAATCCAGCAAAATGCTACTGTCACAATCTTGCATTCTCATTCAAAAGATATGAGCAAACATCTTAAAGATGCGGATATTATTGTCAGCGCTGTGGGTAAACCTGGACTTGTAACTAAAGATGATGTAAAAGAAGGCGCAGTTGTTATCGATGTCGGTAATACACCTGATGAAAATGGAAAATTAAAGGGTGATGTCGAATACGAAGATGTTAAAGAAATTGCAGGCGCTATTACACCTGTTCCTGGAGGAGTAGGCCCTATGACGATTACAATGGTATTAAACAATACATTGTTAGCTGAAAAAATGCGTCGTAGCATCCAATAA
- a CDS encoding M42 family metallopeptidase, which yields MDETNQLLKTLTDVNGIAGHEMQVKETMREYLNPVSDELVEDNLGGIFGKKNAAKGDKTLMVAGHLDEVGFMVTDIDENGFIKFAAAGGWWSQVMLSQKVTLTTEDGSEIRGVIGSKPPHVLAPEERKNAMDIKNMFIDIGVASKEEAEKLGIALGDMITPYSEFEVMSDENYLLAKAFDNRFGCALSVDVLRNLKDEDINVNLVAGATVQEEVGLRGAKVAAHKIKPDLAIAVDVGIAYDTPGMKGGAEQSELGKGPLIIFMDATIIAHVGLRRHIKKVAEEKGIEVQWGTTQGGGTDAGSIHLVDDGIPSIVIGVPLRYMHSNVSIMHKQDYLNAVKLVTEVVKSLDNDAVENIKW from the coding sequence ATGGATGAAACAAATCAATTATTAAAAACTTTAACGGATGTAAATGGTATAGCTGGACATGAAATGCAAGTTAAGGAAACAATGCGTGAGTATCTGAATCCTGTATCTGATGAGCTGGTTGAAGATAACTTAGGTGGCATTTTTGGTAAAAAGAATGCTGCAAAAGGTGATAAAACGTTGATGGTGGCTGGTCACTTAGACGAAGTCGGGTTTATGGTAACAGATATTGATGAAAATGGATTTATTAAGTTTGCGGCAGCTGGCGGGTGGTGGAGCCAAGTAATGCTTTCTCAAAAAGTAACTTTGACGACAGAAGACGGCAGTGAAATCAGAGGAGTTATTGGTTCGAAACCGCCACATGTTTTAGCGCCTGAGGAACGTAAAAATGCGATGGACATAAAAAATATGTTTATTGATATTGGAGTAGCTTCAAAGGAAGAAGCGGAAAAATTAGGAATCGCATTAGGTGATATGATTACACCTTATTCTGAGTTTGAAGTTATGAGCGATGAAAACTATTTGCTAGCCAAAGCTTTCGATAATCGATTCGGATGCGCACTTTCAGTTGATGTATTAAGAAACTTGAAAGACGAAGACATCAACGTCAACTTGGTTGCAGGTGCGACAGTTCAAGAAGAGGTAGGATTACGCGGGGCTAAAGTAGCAGCACATAAAATCAAACCAGATTTGGCTATTGCAGTGGATGTAGGCATTGCTTACGATACACCAGGGATGAAAGGTGGCGCTGAACAATCTGAATTAGGCAAAGGGCCATTGATTATCTTTATGGATGCAACAATTATTGCTCACGTTGGTTTACGCAGACATATTAAAAAGGTAGCTGAAGAAAAAGGTATTGAAGTACAATGGGGAACTACCCAAGGCGGTGGTACAGATGCCGGCAGTATTCATTTAGTAGATGATGGTATCCCTTCAATTGTAATTGGTGTGCCATTAAGATATATGCATTCCAATGTTTCAATTATGCATAAACAAGATTATTTGAATGCCGTTAAGCTTGTTACTGAAGTTGTCAAATCTTTAGATAATGATGCAGTAGAAAATATAAAATGGTGA
- a CDS encoding globin domain-containing protein, translated as MLTEQEKDIIKQTVPVLQDKGVEITSFFYNRMFNEHPELRNMFNQTNQKKGLQSTALAQTVLAAAANIENLGAIMPVVREIAYKHCALQVPPAGYEIVGENLIAAIMEVLGLEEDDPVIKAWTNAYWEIANVFIDVEKQMYADMLWDGFQPFKITNIENVASDIKAFTVSSEKYDLSQFIPGQYITVDVSSDKLPYRAKRHYSIVGGDEDTLTFAVKRDVTKDNEGEVSTILHDEYSVGDDLNLTAPVGAFRLHETDKSQLFLGSGIGVTPLVSMFEAAVQGDSSSVQFIQNTRNISDVPFAERLANFAAEYDNASYTLHDREADGYITKEDLKPYVSDDTQIYICGGIHFLKSIVNELYEMGVDKSRIHFETFIPRLSVEV; from the coding sequence ATGTTAACTGAACAAGAAAAAGATATTATTAAACAAACAGTACCAGTATTACAAGACAAAGGTGTGGAAATTACGTCATTCTTCTATAATAGAATGTTTAATGAACACCCTGAACTTCGTAATATGTTTAACCAAACTAACCAGAAAAAAGGTTTGCAATCTACAGCTTTAGCACAAACTGTATTAGCTGCCGCAGCAAATATAGAAAATTTAGGCGCTATTATGCCTGTAGTAAGAGAAATTGCATATAAACACTGTGCATTGCAAGTACCGCCAGCTGGTTATGAAATCGTCGGCGAAAATTTAATTGCTGCAATTATGGAAGTCTTGGGATTAGAAGAAGATGATCCTGTAATTAAAGCTTGGACAAATGCCTATTGGGAAATTGCAAATGTATTTATAGATGTTGAAAAACAAATGTATGCAGATATGTTATGGGATGGTTTCCAACCATTTAAAATTACTAATATTGAAAATGTTGCTTCTGATATCAAAGCATTTACAGTTTCATCTGAAAAATATGATTTGAGTCAATTTATTCCAGGTCAATATATTACAGTAGATGTTTCTAGTGATAAATTACCTTACAGAGCTAAACGCCACTATTCTATCGTGGGTGGAGACGAAGATACTTTAACATTTGCAGTAAAACGTGATGTAACTAAAGACAATGAAGGTGAAGTCTCTACAATCTTACACGATGAATACAGTGTTGGTGATGATTTAAATTTAACAGCTCCAGTTGGTGCATTCAGATTGCATGAAACAGATAAATCTCAATTATTCCTTGGTTCTGGTATCGGTGTGACACCGTTAGTATCTATGTTCGAAGCAGCGGTACAAGGTGATTCATCAAGTGTCCAATTCATTCAAAACACTCGTAATATTTCAGATGTGCCATTTGCTGAACGTTTAGCAAACTTTGCTGCTGAATATGATAATGCCAGCTACACATTGCATGATAGAGAAGCAGATGGATATATTACTAAAGAAGATTTGAAACCATATGTTTCAGATGATACACAAATTTATATTTGCGGTGGTATCCACTTCTTGAAATCAATCGTAAATGAATTGTATGAAATGGGTGTAGATAAATCACGTATCCACTTCGAAACATTCATCCCACGTTTGAGTGTAGAAGTTTAA
- a CDS encoding DUF5011 domain-containing protein has product MHKLLQSLSALGVSATLVTPNLNAEATDNSVPELKGVEDAIIQKGESYNLLNGVSAYDKEDGDLTDQIKVNGNVNTNKIGKYKVEYQVIDSDGAKEISERYIEVK; this is encoded by the coding sequence ATGCACAAATTATTACAGTCTTTATCAGCTTTAGGCGTTTCAGCAACTCTTGTAACACCTAACTTAAATGCTGAAGCAACTGACAACTCTGTACCTGAATTAAAAGGCGTTGAAGATGCAATCATTCAAAAAGGTGAAAGCTATAACCTGTTAAACGGGGTCAGTGCTTATGATAAAGAAGATGGAGATTTAACTGACCAAATTAAAGTTAACGGAAACGTCAATACTAATAAAATTGGTAAGTATAAAGTTGAATATCAAGTCATTGACTCGGATGGTGCGAAAGAAATTTCCGAACGTTACATAGAAGTCAAATGA
- the qoxA gene encoding cytochrome aa3 quinol oxidase subunit II: MSKIKSLLLLFGSLILLSGCQNMEVLNPKGPMASSLKWLIIYSIIFMLVIVAVVFVLFAVFSYKYRYSNTTESGKIHHSTLLETIWFIVPFIILLALAIPTVKTLYDYEKPPASDKDPVVVYATSAGFKWFFAYPEQKIETVNHLTIPKDRPVVFKLQSMDTMTSFWIPQLGGQKYAMTAMTMEWTLEGDKEGTYRGRNSNFNGEGFARQTFPVHVVNNSEFNKWVDKAKKKEVLKQDTFDKQLLPTTKNQELTFSGTHMAFVDPAADPEYIFYAYKRFHFTPKDPNFYDQKEGVLSKPDAKYPARKAQITNVMYNRHGMKEMILPNDKPYDNEFKKEESHNMDEMEKAHKNSKDKKASELEKKNDGGEH, from the coding sequence GTGTCAAAAATCAAGTCTTTGCTTCTACTATTTGGCTCGTTGATTTTACTCAGCGGTTGTCAAAATATGGAAGTACTTAACCCAAAAGGGCCAATGGCAAGCAGTTTGAAATGGCTGATTATTTATTCAATCATCTTTATGCTTGTTATTGTTGCGGTTGTGTTTGTATTGTTTGCTGTATTTTCTTATAAATACCGTTATTCAAATACCACTGAATCAGGCAAAATACATCACAGCACATTGTTAGAAACTATTTGGTTTATCGTACCATTCATTATCTTACTTGCTTTGGCAATTCCAACTGTCAAAACATTGTATGATTACGAAAAACCGCCTGCTAGCGACAAAGACCCAGTCGTTGTTTATGCAACTAGTGCAGGTTTCAAATGGTTCTTTGCTTATCCAGAGCAAAAGATTGAAACAGTGAATCACTTAACGATTCCAAAAGATCGTCCAGTAGTATTCAAATTGCAATCTATGGATACTATGACAAGTTTCTGGATTCCACAACTTGGCGGTCAAAAATATGCTATGACAGCTATGACAATGGAATGGACTTTAGAAGGTGACAAAGAAGGTACATACCGAGGTCGTAACTCAAACTTCAACGGTGAAGGCTTCGCTCGTCAAACTTTCCCTGTTCACGTTGTCAACAACTCAGAGTTTAATAAATGGGTAGATAAAGCTAAGAAAAAAGAAGTTCTTAAACAAGATACTTTCGATAAACAACTTTTACCTACAACTAAAAACCAAGAGTTGACATTCAGCGGTACGCATATGGCGTTTGTTGATCCAGCTGCCGATCCTGAATACATCTTCTATGCTTACAAACGTTTCCACTTCACACCGAAAGATCCAAACTTCTATGATCAAAAAGAAGGCGTTTTAAGCAAACCAGATGCAAAATATCCAGCACGTAAAGCACAAATTACAAACGTTATGTACAACCGTCACGGCATGAAAGAAATGATCCTGCCAAACGACAAACCATATGATAATGAGTTCAAGAAAGAAGAATCTCATAATATGGACGAAATGGAAAAAGCTCACAAAAACTCTAAAGACAAAAAAGCTTCTGAGCTAGAAAAGAAAAATGATGGAGGTGAACATTAA
- the qoxB gene encoding cytochrome aa3 quinol oxidase subunit I produces MNFPWNELLVHGNWMITMAQIGAPFLVIGVIAVITYFKLWKYLYKEWFTTVDHKKIGIMYLLCAILMFVRGGIDALLMRTQLTIPNNTFLEANHYNEIFTTHGVIMIIFMAMPFIFGLWNAVIPLQIGARDVAFPVMNNISFWLFAGAMLLFNLSFIVGGSPAAGWTNYAPLAGEFSPGPGVNYYLLAIQISGIGTLMTGINFFVTILRCKSPTMKFMEMPMFTVTTFITALIVILVFPVFTVTLALMTIDRIFGTQFFTVANGGMPMLWANFFWVWGHPEVYIVVLPAFGIFSDIIPTFARKHLFGHKSMIWATAAISFLSFLVWVHHFFTMGNGALINSFFSISTMLIAVPTGVKIFNWLATLYQGRISFESPMLFSLAFIPTFTIGGVTGVMLAMASTDYQYHNTYFLVAHFHYTLVCGVVFACFAALIFWYPKMMGYKLNERLNKPFFWLFVIGFNVCFMPQFILGLDGMPRRLYTYMPSDGWFMLNVISTIGALMMAASVLFLVANIIYSHLKSPRIASGDSWGLGRTLEWSTASSVPPVYNFAITPDWDDLDTFVDMKKQGRHYLDNHNYKDIHMPNNTPVGFFMGIFMTIGGFFLTFDTIIPAIICLIGVFGCMIYRSFQEDHGYYIPASEVAATEAKLREAREKEREAASHA; encoded by the coding sequence ATGAATTTCCCATGGAATGAATTACTCGTTCACGGTAACTGGATGATTACAATGGCGCAAATCGGTGCTCCTTTCCTAGTTATTGGTGTCATCGCAGTAATCACATACTTTAAATTGTGGAAATATCTGTACAAAGAATGGTTTACAACTGTCGATCATAAAAAAATCGGTATCATGTACTTGCTTTGTGCAATCTTAATGTTCGTCCGCGGTGGTATTGATGCACTATTAATGCGTACTCAATTAACAATTCCAAACAATACGTTCTTGGAAGCAAACCACTACAACGAAATTTTCACAACACATGGTGTTATCATGATCATCTTCATGGCAATGCCTTTCATCTTCGGATTATGGAACGCAGTAATTCCATTGCAAATCGGCGCACGTGATGTTGCCTTCCCTGTAATGAACAACATCAGTTTCTGGTTGTTCGCAGGCGCAATGTTATTATTCAACCTTTCATTTATCGTCGGTGGTTCACCTGCTGCAGGTTGGACAAACTATGCACCACTTGCTGGTGAATTCAGTCCTGGTCCTGGGGTTAACTACTACTTACTTGCGATTCAAATCTCAGGTATCGGTACGTTAATGACTGGTATTAACTTCTTTGTAACAATCTTAAGATGTAAATCACCAACTATGAAATTTATGGAAATGCCAATGTTCACAGTGACAACATTTATCACTGCTTTAATCGTAATCTTGGTTTTCCCAGTATTCACAGTTACTTTAGCGCTTATGACAATTGACCGTATTTTCGGTACTCAATTCTTTACAGTCGCAAATGGCGGTATGCCGATGTTATGGGCGAACTTCTTCTGGGTATGGGGGCACCCTGAAGTATATATCGTTGTCCTTCCAGCATTCGGTATCTTCTCAGATATTATTCCGACATTCGCACGTAAACACTTATTCGGACATAAAAGTATGATTTGGGCAACAGCTGCTATTTCATTCTTGAGTTTCTTAGTTTGGGTCCACCATTTCTTCACAATGGGTAATGGTGCGTTAATCAACTCATTCTTCTCAATCTCAACAATGTTAATCGCTGTGCCTACCGGAGTTAAAATCTTTAACTGGTTAGCCACTTTATATCAAGGTCGAATCAGTTTCGAATCACCAATGCTATTCTCATTAGCATTTATCCCAACATTCACTATCGGTGGGGTTACTGGTGTAATGCTTGCAATGGCGTCTACTGACTATCAATACCATAATACGTATTTCTTAGTTGCCCACTTCCACTACACATTGGTATGTGGTGTTGTATTCGCTTGTTTCGCAGCACTTATCTTCTGGTATCCTAAGATGATGGGTTACAAATTGAATGAACGTTTGAACAAACCATTCTTCTGGTTATTTGTAATTGGTTTCAACGTATGTTTCATGCCTCAATTCATTCTTGGATTAGATGGTATGCCACGTCGTTTATACACTTACATGCCTTCAGACGGTTGGTTCATGTTAAACGTCATTTCAACAATCGGTGCATTAATGATGGCAGCAAGTGTATTATTCTTAGTTGCTAACATTATCTACAGTCACCTTAAATCACCAAGAATCGCTTCAGGTGACTCTTGGGGTCTTGGCCGTACTTTAGAATGGAGTACTGCTTCATCTGTACCTCCTGTTTACAACTTTGCTATCACTCCTGATTGGGATGATTTAGACACATTTGTAGACATGAAAAAACAAGGTCGTCATTATTTAGACAATCATAACTATAAAGATATTCATATGCCGAACAACACACCAGTTGGTTTCTTCATGGGTATCTTCATGACAATCGGCGGATTCTTCTTGACTTTCGATACAATCATTCCAGCAATCATCTGCTTAATCGGTGTATTCGGCTGCATGATTTACCGAAGCTTCCAAGAAGATCACGGTTACTACATTCCAGCTTCTGAAGTAGCTGCTACTGAAGCGAAACTTCGTGAGGCTCGTGAAAAAGAAAGGGAGGCTGCAAGTCATGCATGA
- the qoxC gene encoding cytochrome aa3 quinol oxidase subunit III, whose amino-acid sequence MHDTKTIDARSHEGNLNKFGFWIFLTAEFSLFGTLFATLLIMQHAGDYADKLTTDLFELPLVLLMTFALLISSYTCGIAIYYMRKEKQKLMMIWMIITVALGAVFVGLEIFEFAHYVSEGVTPQIGSYWSSFFILLGTHGAHVSLGIVWIICLLIQVATRGLNEHNAPKLFIVSLYWHFLDVVWIFIFTAVYMIGMVYSG is encoded by the coding sequence ATGCATGATACAAAGACTATTGATGCGCGTTCGCATGAAGGTAATTTGAACAAGTTTGGCTTCTGGATCTTCCTAACAGCTGAATTCTCTTTATTCGGTACTCTATTTGCAACGTTGCTTATTATGCAACATGCCGGTGATTACGCAGACAAATTAACAACTGATTTGTTTGAACTTCCTTTAGTATTATTGATGACATTCGCATTATTAATCAGTTCATATACATGCGGTATCGCAATTTACTATATGAGAAAAGAAAAACAAAAATTAATGATGATTTGGATGATCATCACAGTTGCACTTGGTGCAGTCTTCGTTGGATTAGAAATCTTCGAATTTGCACACTATGTATCTGAAGGTGTAACACCGCAAATCGGTTCTTACTGGTCAAGTTTCTTCATCTTGTTAGGAACTCACGGTGCCCACGTATCGTTAGGTATCGTCTGGATCATTTGCTTATTAATCCAAGTGGCAACACGTGGACTTAATGAACATAATGCTCCAAAATTATTTATCGTAAGTTTATATTGGCACTTTTTAGATGTTGTATGGATTTTCATCTTTACTGCAGTCTATATGATAGGGATGGTGTATAGCGGATGA
- the qoxD gene encoding cytochrome aa3 quinol oxidase subunit IV yields the protein MNTIVKHTVGFIASIVLTLLAVFVTLYTSLTLNAKITIIFGFAFIQAAVQLLMFMHLTEGKDGQAQTFKVIFAIIITLVTVIGSYWVMVGGHSAHM from the coding sequence ATGAATACAATCGTAAAACATACAGTCGGCTTTATAGCTTCTATTGTTTTGACACTACTCGCAGTTTTCGTAACTCTTTACACATCATTGACACTCAATGCTAAAATTACAATTATCTTTGGATTCGCTTTTATCCAAGCTGCAGTTCAGTTATTAATGTTCATGCATTTAACTGAAGGTAAAGATGGACAAGCTCAAACATTCAAAGTCATCTTCGCCATTATCATTACTCTTGTAACTGTAATCGGTTCTTATTGGGTAATGGTCGGCGGACATAGTGCACATATGTAA
- the rihC gene encoding ribonucleoside hydrolase RihC: MAIPIMIDTDPGIDDAAAISIALTHPDLDLKMITTVHGNVNIHKTTSNALQLKAFFNSNVPIHQGVATPLINQPVDAEHVHGETGMAGFEFSQADYDLLTSDNAVQAMKEALLDSDEPITLVPIGPLTNIALLLRTYPEVSRQIKEIVLMGGSAGRGNVTPAAEFNIYCDPEAADIVFNSHIPITMVGLDVARGASLTYEAINKLQEINQTSHMLYHMFNHYRGDQFGDGIAVYDAYTILYLLYPEMFSVADANVKIELTGTYTKGETVVNFDEATTNATVVLSVDKSQFITMFFEALSYAK, encoded by the coding sequence ATGGCTATCCCAATTATGATAGATACAGATCCAGGAATTGACGATGCGGCAGCCATCAGCATTGCCCTCACTCACCCTGACTTAGATTTAAAAATGATTACAACTGTGCACGGCAATGTAAATATCCATAAGACTACTAGCAATGCTTTACAATTAAAAGCATTCTTTAACAGCAACGTCCCTATTCACCAAGGAGTTGCAACACCGCTTATTAATCAACCTGTAGACGCTGAACATGTACACGGTGAAACAGGAATGGCAGGTTTTGAATTTTCGCAAGCTGATTATGATTTACTAACTTCAGATAATGCAGTACAAGCTATGAAAGAGGCACTGCTCGACTCCGATGAACCTATTACCCTTGTCCCTATCGGACCGCTTACAAATATCGCTTTATTATTGAGAACTTATCCAGAAGTATCTCGCCAAATCAAAGAAATCGTATTGATGGGTGGCAGTGCAGGCAGAGGTAATGTTACTCCAGCTGCTGAGTTCAATATTTATTGCGACCCAGAAGCAGCAGATATTGTCTTCAACTCACATATCCCTATTACGATGGTTGGATTGGATGTTGCGAGAGGTGCAAGTCTAACTTACGAAGCGATTAATAAATTACAAGAAATAAACCAAACTTCTCACATGCTTTATCACATGTTCAACCATTATCGTGGCGACCAATTTGGTGATGGCATCGCTGTATATGATGCTTATACCATTTTATATTTACTCTATCCTGAAATGTTTTCAGTAGCAGACGCTAATGTAAAAATTGAATTGACAGGAACATATACAAAGGGAGAAACTGTTGTTAATTTTGATGAGGCGACGACTAATGCAACGGTAGTTCTTTCAGTCGATAAATCCCAATTTATCACAATGTTTTTTGAGGCTTTATCATATGCCAAATAA